A part of Astyanax mexicanus isolate ESR-SI-001 chromosome 2, AstMex3_surface, whole genome shotgun sequence genomic DNA contains:
- the dnajc2 gene encoding dnaJ homolog subfamily C member 2 yields MLKEALEAQNTAVFSAITASIQVQVEPVGRWFEAFLKRRIRNVSASFQELEEEEELSEEEEDEELQLEEYPLLKTLDPKDWKNQDHYAVLGLAHVRYKATQKQIKAAHKAMVLKHHPDKRKAAGEQIVKGDNDYFTCITKAIEILSDPVKRRAFDSVDPTFENAVPSKAEGKENFFEVFAPVFERNARWSTKKHVPKLGSMEASFEDVDNFYSFWYNFDSWREFSYLDEEEKEKAECRDERRWIEKQNRASRAQRKKEEMNRIRTLVDTAYSCDPRIKKFKEEEKARKESEKKARAEAKKKEQEDKERARQAELDAARLAREKEEEEAKQAAQLAKKEKDAQKKAIKKEKQKLRTTCKNCNYFVDSEAETVKMMEDVEKLCDRLELVRLQNLNEALASSNKEESRSAIEKQVQEVNAQIQREREAELKAHQSARSLDQASTGTGGGKGWNEEDLQLLIKAVNLFPAGTNARWEVIANYMNMHSSSGIKRTAKDVINKAKTLQKLDPHQKDEVNKKAFEKFKKEHAAVPPTVDNAVPSERFDVSDSTPWTTEEQKLLEQALKTYPVNTPERWDKIAAAVPGRSKKDCMKRYKELVEMIKAKKAAQEQVATRSKK; encoded by the exons ATGCTGAAGGAGGCTCTGGAGGCCCAGAACACGGCGGTGTTCTCCGCCATCACCG CATCTATACAGGTTCAGGTGGAACCGGTGGGCCGTTGGTTCGAAGCGTTTCTGAAGCGTAGGATTCGAAATGTGTCCGCATCCTtccaggagctggaggaggaggaggagttatcagaagaagaggaagatgaggagTTGCAGCTGGAGGAATATCCTTTGCTGAAAACACTGGACCCCAAAGACTGGAAG AATCAAGATCACTATGCTGTCCTGGGTTTAGCTCATGTGAGATACAAGGCAACTCAGAAACAGATCAAAGCTGCTC ATAAAGCCATGGTGCTGAAACATCATCCAGACAAAAGGAAAGCAGCAGGCGAGCAGATTGTGAAGGGAGACAACGATTATTTCACCTGTATAACAAAAG CAATAGAGATTCTGTCTGATCCTGTGAAGCGGAGAGCGTTTGACAGTGTGGACCCCACCTTTGAGAACGCCGTGCCGTCTAAAGCTGAGGGAAAAGAGAATTTCTTTGAGGTCTTTGCTCCTGTGTTTGAGCGGAATGCTAG GTGGTCTACTAAGAAACACGTCCCTAAGCTTGGATCCATGGAGGCGTCATTTGAGGACGTGGATAATTTCTATTCTTTTTG gtACAACTTTGACTCATGGAGAGAATTTTCATATTTGGatgaagaggagaaagaaaaagcaGAATG TCGAGATGAAAGAAGATGGATAGAGAAGCAGAACCGAGCATCTCGAGCCCAGAGGAAGAAGGAGGAGATGAATAGGATACGAACACTCGTAG ACACTGCGTACAGCTGTGACCCGAGGATAAAGAAatttaaagaggaggagaaggcCAGGAAAGAATCTGAGAAGAAGGCCAGGGCTGAGGCCAAGAAGAAAGAGCAGGAGGACAAGGAGCGG GCTCGGCAGGCAGAGCTCGACGCAGCTCGGTTGGCTCgagaaaaggaggaagaggaggccaAGCAGGCAGCCCAGCTGGCCAAGAAAGAGAAGGATGCTCAAAAAAAAGCAatcaaaaaagagaaacagaaactcAGGACAACATGCAAG AACTGTAATTACTTTGTGGATAGCGAGGCGGAGACTGTGAAGATGATGGAGGATGTTGAGAAGTTGTGTGATCGATTAGAACTCGTCAG GTTACAAAACCTAAATGAGGCTTTAGCATCAAGCAACAAGGAGGAGAGTAGATCTGCCATAGAGAAGCAG GTGCAGGAAGTGAATGCTCAGATACAGCGTGAGCGGGAGGCTGAGCTAAAGGCCCATCAGTCAGCCCGTAGCTTAGATCAGGCCAGCACTGGCACTGGGGGAGGCAAAGGCTGGAATGAGGAGGATCTGCAGCTGCTTATCAAAGCGGTCAACCTGTTTCCTGCTGGAACCAATGCCAG ATGGGAAGTGATTGCCAACTACATGAACATGCACTCAAGCAGTGGAATTAAAAGAACCGCCAAAGACGTCATTAACAAAGCTAAGACTCTACAGAAACTAG ACCCTCACCAAAAGGATGAAGTTAACAAGAAAGCCTTTGAGAAGTTTAAGAAGGAGCATGCAGCTGTTCCTCCAACTGTAGACAATGCTGTGCCTTCAGAACGGTTTGATG TCTCTGACTCCACTCCCTGGACAACAGAAGAGCAAAAGCTGTTAGAACAGGCCCTGAAGACCTACCCGGTCAACACTCCTGAGAGGTGGGACAAGATCGCAGCCGCTGTGCCTGGACGTTCCAAGAAAGATTGTATGAAAAGATACAAA GAACTCGTGGAGATGATTAAGGCTAAGAAGGCTGCCCAGGAGCAAGTTGCTACTAGgagtaaaaaatga
- the pmpcb gene encoding mitochondrial-processing peptidase subunit beta has translation MAASMHRVGAAGGQLVRKLLSRTSSVTQFTRHRAAVAATEVALNVPETKVTALDNGLRVASEDSGLATCTVGLWIDAGSRYENERNNGTAHFLEHMAFKGTKKRSQLDLELEIENMGAHLNAYTSREQTVYYAKAFSKDLPRAVEILADIIQNSTLGEAEIERERGVILREMQEVETNLQEVVFDYLHATAYQETALGRTILGPAENIKTINRADLVEYITTHYKGPRIVLAAAGGVSHNELIDLAKYHFGKLPARYKGEAPALPACGFTGSEIRVRDDKMPLAHIAIAVEAVGWSHPDTIPLMVANTLIGNWDRSFGGGVNLSSKLAQMACQGNLCHSFQSFNTCYTDTGLWGLYTVCEPSTINEMMHFTQLEWMSLCTSVTESEVARAKNLLKTNMLLHLDGSTPICEDIGRQMLCYSRRIPLHELEARIDAIDANTIKEVCMKYIFNKAPAIAAVGPIEQLPNYNRIKSGMNWLRT, from the exons ATGGCGGCGTCTATGCACCGTGTGGGAGCAGCCGGAGGACAATTAGTGAGGAAATTACTGTCCAGGACGAGCTCAGTCACACAG TTTACTCGACACCGGGCCGCGGTAGCAGCGACTGAAGTGGCGCTAAACGTCCCGGAGACGAAGGTTACAGCGCTCGATAACGGACTGAGAGTGGCATCTGAAGACTCCGGGCTCGCGACCTGCACG GTCGGTCTGTGGATTGATGCCGGGAGTCGTTATGAGAATGAAAGGAACAACGGAACAGCCCATTTTCTGGAGCACATGGCCTTTAAG GGCACAAAGAAGCGCTCTCAGCTAGATCTGGAGCTCGAGATCGAGAACATGGGAGCTCATCTGAACGCCTACACTTCCAGAGAGCAGACAGTCTATTATGCCAAAGCATTCTCTAAAGACCTGCCCAGGG CTGTAGAGATTCTTGCGGATATTATCCAGAACAGCACACTGGGAGAGGCTGAGATTGAGCGCGAGCGTGGAGTCATCCTTCGAGAGATGCAGGAAGTGGAGACCAACCTACAGGAAGTTGTATTTGACTACCTGCATGCCACAGCCTATCAGGAGACTGCACTAGGAAGAACCATTCTCGGCCCTGCAGAGAATATCAA AACAATAAACAGAGCAGATCTTGTGGAGTACATCACAACTCACTACAAGGGGCCAAGGATCGTGCTGGCTGCAGCTGGGG GAGTGTCCCACAATGAATTGATTGATTTGGCTAAATATCACTTTGGAAAGTTGCCAGCCAGATACAAGGGTGAAGCGCCTGCATTACCTGCCTGCGGATTCACAGGAAGTGAG ATCCGAGTCAGAGATGACAAGATGCCGCTGGCTCACATAGCGATTGCTGTGGAGGCAGTGGGCTGGTCTCACCCTGACACCATCCCTCTTATGGTGGCCAACACACTGATTGGAAACTGGGATCGCTCCTTTGGTGGTGGTGTG AATCTGTCCAGTAAGCTGGCTCAGATGGCGTGTCAGGGGAACCTGTGCCACAGCTTCCAGTCCTTTAACACCTGCTACACTGACACAGGGCTGTGGGGGCTCTACACCGTCTGTGAGCCCAGCACCATCAACGAGATGATGCACTTTACACAGCTTGAATG GATGTCTCTGTGCACTAGTGTGACAGAGAGCGAGGTAGCACGAGCAAAGAACCTCCTGAAGACCAATATGCTGCTTCACCTGGATG GTTCTACACCCATCTGTGAGGACATTGGGAGACAGATGCTGTGCTACAGTCGCAGAATCCCACTGCATGAGCTGGAAGCCAGGATAGAT GCCATAGATGCAAATACCATCAAGGAAGTGTGTATGAAATATATCTTCAACAAAGCACCAGCAATTGCAGCTGTCG GACCCATCGAGCAGCTTCCAAACTACAACCGAATCAAAAGTGGGATGAACTGGTTGAGAACctga